Sequence from the Nilaparvata lugens isolate BPH chromosome 10, ASM1435652v1, whole genome shotgun sequence genome:
ATGAATTTGAAGTCGTATCCAGGACCTGTGACTAGCAGGGTGGATATGATCCGCAACGAGTTGAACTCGGCAGCAGGAGATAGCAGCAGGCAGATGGATATTTCGTTAAGCAGTCCCGAAGAGTGCACTGACAACCGCCGCACCCAGTCATCGAACAGCTTGAGGTCCTATCGCAAGTATAACAGTGTTGATAACGACGATGACGAGGATGATAACACTAAGGTTGTGAATAGGTCTCAGGACTCGGATGATTATAATATCGAAGTTGATGATGGGTTGTTTAGAGTGGCCGGATTCATTGACTCGGATGATGAGAGGTTAGAAGTGGATTTGGACATTGTGAAGGCGGCTTTCAAGAACAGCCATTTGGAGAGACCGTTTGTCAACCTGTATACAATACCGAGTCTCACACACGATAGAAGAGATATCACCATTTTGTTGACGGAATCGTACAATAGTTGGTTGAAAGGTTATAAAGCGATAAAtgctatagaacaagaacaacagCAGCAGCCGAAGCAACAGCCGATTGCTGAGAAAGCGTCGCCGGTTCCGAAGCAATCGTTCGCTGAGAGAATGAAAGATAAAACAAATGTGACAACGCCTCCTAAACAGGAGGAAAAAGAGTTGTATGTTCAGTTGATTGATATCAACAGCAGCCCCGGTTGAATGAAAACAAGAGCACTAGGGAAGAAAGTTTGAACAATACCACACACAGCATTCCATCCCCTGTGTccgagaaagaagagaagatcTTCAATAAAGCGCAAGATTTCCCAGACCTGTATAGTAGAACGAATTCGGCTGCGAAAGGATTACGCTCCTCGCCAGCAACTTACAGCAATAAATCGCATTCATCGCCAAAGGAGTCGCCTCGAGCCAGCTCTTCCAACATTGTTGTCGAAATAACCACTGAAGAAAAGTGGAATCCGAGCACAGGGGCGTGGTCGAGCAATCGCAGACCTAGACAGAAGCAGTCCAACAACGACGTGAATAACCCTACTAACGACCAGCAGGTGAATGCAGGTGCAGAAGACGAGAAGGTGCAATGTCCCATTTGCCAGCGCAGCTTCTCCAAGTCCAAAGTCGAGACCCATGCTTCTATGTGCTTCCAGTTTCCAATGGAGACTAGGTCAGTTCCACCTCTTATTTCAAGCGTAAATTACTTGTATTTTGTGTCTTTGAGTATCAAGTTAAAATAGGCTAACAAATTAGAATATTGAGCGACCTTGTTGAGTCGATTCAAATCTCATTTCATACGTAGAGATTGCACTTCATAACCTGTTGGCAAAGTCATGAGATaattacaaattgatttttttcggcCTTGAGATTGGCCTTCAGCCAGAGTGGAGGccgaaaataatatttttattttaagctGTTGCTGTGTTGGTTCAAATCTGTCAGATCGGTCCTCATTCTGTCTGGCCGGCCGATGTTTATGTGTGAAGGAGCCTTAAGGCATGACatttatttaaaagaaattcaagaaatctattgttattgaaaaaaattaattgttatTTTCTTTGCGATGATAACAGGAGAGACACTGATGAAAGATAAGTAGACCAACCCTTTCCGCACCAGGCACACAAATAATGTAAATATATCAATGTGTAAGATATAtcaagtgaaaagtgtaaatttaaagtattgtgctcactataaccttagtgtccggtttcccattagggaactttggactatatacggcgaggtggaactacccttggatctccccaccattcagccatacgctaataataataatgtgtaagatcaacagtaaaaaataaaagatgattTTCCAATAAGTTAATATCATTGCCTGTTCAACATTTATTATTNNNNNNNNNNNNNNNNNNNNNNNNNNNNNNNNNNNNNNNNNNNNNNNNNNNNNNNNNNNNNNNNNNNNNNNNNNNNNNNNNNNNNNNNNNNNNNNNNNNNGAAGCTAAAGAAAAATATGGATATGAGGTGAGAGGTGAGAGAAAAAAAGTGAATGAAGAAGTTAATGTGATAAAGAAGAATCAACACGACCTTTTCACTAGAGTGACATAAAATagatttctattcaagagtagccctaacgaaaagatgaaaaaacgGAGTATAAATGGGAGAAAGTTGTAGAATACAGCATGAGCGGAGGTTGAAGAAATGTAAGTAATCAATTGTAATATTGACATGCTGACAAGATAAAAATAGAGAAGAAACTAGAGAAGCATAAGTTCGATGAAAACAAGAGAATCTTGAAAGTGTTTAGGGGAGAAAAAAAACATGTCGAAGAGAAGAATTCTATGCTATTAAACGAGCacttctgtttttatgtttatttgtttagatgtttgaatgtttgtatgtcaccggatctcgaaaacggctttaacgattctcacgaaattcagaacatagtgagttcataatatgaagattcgattgaactaggtctcatcccttggaaAACCCGCTAAAggatattaaaaggataattatccttggaagaacagctgataagcttaataattatttcgtcgtctgttggtgatgaaagtgagtgagcgagttcagtGTGTGGGACTgcgtcaaaattatgactcatctgttgaacttttgtaatcattcaatcggGTACTTGGTgctggttgcaaaaaagccgggttattttcaatcctgattaatcagtagatccatctttttgaaattatttggttcacgtgaagttaatcaggatcaaaatctaaccggcttttgtgcaactggtccTTTTTGTGAAGGAAATTTTTGCCTTCCCGTTGGGAAtttatctcaatttactgtgattagatggaacatttctgtatgaatgttattataatttcttctttcgaaatacatttttatgcttttgtactccagagtgaTGCTCTGCCCCCGATATTGATAATTAAAAGAAAAACTAGGAATACCAGGAGAACAACGATCAAATGAGATAAACAAAGAGATGAGATGGACATGGAAGAAGTGGGAAGAGGATGCAGGAAACGAAATAAaacaagtagaagaagaaaaataggaaaaagAAGAACTAGAGAGAACGTTTCGCTGAACCAGCAGACAAATAATTCGCAAGAGCTCTCCCAATGTACTCTGAGTCACCCACTCACTTTATCAGCACACGTCTCTTTCTGTCATCACACATGTCCAcatgatgtgtgtgtgtgtgtgtgtggaaaCGATCGCAAGTGATGTTGAACAGTAGAGCGAGTGCAGCGCGCTCTATCCGTGACACACCGGCATTGACTATTAAACAGGTCCGACAAGCGACGTAGGTTACGAGGTTACGACACGTTTTTGTTCTATCCAATTCACTGATCACACCGATGTCCTCTCATTGTAGTAAATTGCAGTcagtgtgagtgtgtgagtgtgtgtgtgtgaacccTTTCGTTTAATCCAATTTGGCACATTCGTTGGTGTTAGTATGTTGTTTTTAAAAAACTCTTTCCCGGGCTCGTTGTTatttactgttgttgaaaagcTAGCTTTTTTGGGTTGTGTGTCCCAGTGTGTGGGTGTTTGTGTGATGTATGAAAAAAGCAATGTCAAATGAGTAAGTTGGTCACACTGAAGGTTTTCAGTTATTGGGGATGAGGTGGGAGAAAAAGTGGAGAGATACGTGTGAACTAATAATGCGAagattattaaagagaaaattgaaaaaaagtaataattaagTTGATAGGGAGAATGAAGATAGATAGTTGATAGAAGAAAATATAAGAAATAATCGAGTAGTAGAGACGTTGATAACTGAAAATATCAAGAAATAACAAGGTTAATAGTATAAAGTCAGTTATATGGCGATGAGGTAGGGGAAGAAGTAAGTGGAGGAATAATGTGAATTGATAATGCGAAGTATAGTATAGAGAAACACAAAGAACAGTAATAAGAAAGTTGATAGAAAGAATGAAGAGAAGTAGATAGTTGATAGAATAAaagatgagaatgaacagttgtgGAGACGTTGACAACAAAAAAATGTCAAGAAATAACAAGGTTAATAGTATAAGAGAAGAAGCAAATGAATTTGAGATATGGTGACAATGAGAAGGTGGAGAAACTGGTTTGAAAGAAGAGAGAGGGCAAAGAGTAgaattttcagaaaaaattagAAGAGAAGGTGATGTCAGATCAGAAGTACGAGGAAATGAAGATGGAAGAAaaatgaggagaaggaagaggataaggaggagatggagatgaggagaagaagaaggaggaaaaggagaagatggaggagtGAGGAAAAGGAGGGTaagaagggggaggaggagaatgaggtggaggagatggaggaggaagatCAAGAAGAGGAGGAGTGGGAAGAGAAGAACTgagtaggaggagaaagaggagaagggtGAGAAGGAAGGAAAGGAGGATAAAGAGGAGTTGGATGAGGagggggatgaggaggagaaggatgccaaggaggagaaggagaaaactGTGGAGAAGGGGAGATGATGAATAAGAGGGAggtggatgagaaggagaagaaggaggagaaggagaaggagaaggaagagaaggaggtggagaagttggaggagaaggagttgaaggaagaggaggatgacgaggaggaggaggagaaggaagaggaggatgaggaggagtggaggagaagaactgagaagaggagaaagattGGGAACTAGAAATTTTATATTACTGTCGAAGGAACAGGGCAGggagaaaagagaagagaagaagagaggaataAAAAGTAGGATCAGTAAaagattcaattaaaaatatcaaatgacaTATTTATTCAGTTGATCAGGATGGAATCCATTTCAGCGAGCCAACTTTTGTGAAAAATGCAAACAGCCGCGAGATTTGCGCTGTATGTTGAcagttctctctctcttccttctacTCCATCTATCCATCTCTATCTCTGTTGTTGGCCACGTTTCAAATTCGATGAGTTGTAACACTCAACTGGAAAATTACGGAATTTTCGAGTGAAGAGAGCATTTTTGTGCGCGTGTTTATGAGTTGGGAGACTGACAAAGAGAAACAATGGAGATGCTACTGTTGCTGACACTTATGTACTCTCATGTTAGATAAAGGGTTGGTTGGAGCGGGAAAGTGAAGTGGATGaagggaaaagagagagagagctttTCATCTCAAATAATCCAAAAACGCATTTATTGGACCAGTATAATCAGCAAATTCAATCCGCTAATAATAAagagtattataacaatacataGAGTTCATGTTCACAATGATATTGCTATGAAAGTCATtactattatcattataatactAATTGCTGTGAAATTTATCATCATCAATTGGAAGAGTACAAAGGTGGGATTTGGAATAGGATAGAGGAATTGGAAAACGATTGACCGAGAGATCGTGAGCCTATACGTGAATATACCGTAAACTGAAGTTATAGTAATTCATTTTACAACCAGTGATGTTGGTGAGCATGATTGACAAAGGGAAAAGGGAAAATTTATTCCATGGAATGGAAGACAGAGACTTAAGCCACGAAAACAAAGTAGAGCTTCTatacttctatagtgaggtccacattataatggcagtgtttgattagcaatggtattgctatccttgtctatcattcaacaaagcggatagtgctatctctctcttgctttgctctgttgccagatcgtctttcaacaatgtagaattaatcattaatttaataaatatttcatttttatcatgagtattcattataaaattatgcttgcttaataaaatataatagattattttaaacgagaatgaacagtgttGCCAGATTGCCTCGTGTTGCCACAGTGTTGcctcgtttgaaataatatattatattctattaagcaagcataattttataatgaaactcatgataataatgaaatatttattgaattaatgattaattctcatttttgaaagacaatctggtaacagagctgtttcattctcgtttaaatattagcctacatcaataaacctgtatcagctaccgtatataGTCCAGTCGAATGGCCGATCGAAACAGCCCGAAAGAATCGGTTCTATacgtattttggggcgctgaattcgaatccgaaatttgctgacacgccagagggcggcttcactccaaaacccccaaaatttcagACTTTTTTCGAGTTTCTCAttcaatctcgaaaaccttgagtttctcaagaaaaatcattctggacaaaattgaagaaaatagaatttccaataaattgagtcgTCACGCAGGACTCTACcgtttttggttccggagctacgaattttcaaaaaaggggtattttttaagggttttTCAAAATAAGCAAACTCACCACTttcaccctatacaacttggatatttcacTAGtaatagaagacattgacaagacagagaagcgacaacgttgttctcctatctttctccactgtcattataacttggacctcactatggctGAGACGTTCATTAAACAATGGAATAACTgtacaagaaaaaaatattcttcatagGTGATGGAAAAGAGTTGATGGATATCAGACTTGGAGTCATGCTGAAGAAAAGGTGGAAAAATTATGACAAACGCGAAAGAATTTGAGGATgatatatcaataattatgaaagaaTACCTCTATTCAAGTCAAAACACCTTGTGAAAGTTGGAGTTAGTTAGAATGATGGTTGATTATCCCTCAGTATTATCAGTTCACAATTAATCTACAATAAGCTATTCTTGTCAGGCTACCAGGTATTATACAAGTATCTAAACCTCATGAAATACAATATATAGACCCAATTCTTACTCCTTGTTCACTCTCAATGATAAATACAGTTTGTTTATATTCAATATGTGCATAGATTGAATTCGTATTCGAGCTGTCCCTTAAATTGTTCAcagttgaattgtatttgaatagttccaaatttcttaaataactcaatattattcgttaaaagtggtaattgagtggaatatttctaataaatttatcaatttgagccatctaaattcaaactttatagttttaatgtttattttggactaaaattttataaaaattgtacacgtgaaattctgaccttatcttggactttgtcacctataaatttggaagaaaaatagcacaaggactaccttattattttatatttcaatgttattacattagtgttattt
This genomic interval carries:
- the LOC111053954 gene encoding uncharacterized protein LOC111053954; this translates as MSNVENAELMMTDDNESGGGEQSNPANCQLNTSNRTQLLNIRSNVMNLKSYPGPVTSRVDMIRNELNSAAGDSSRQMDISLSSPEECTDNRRTQSSNSLRSYRKYNSVDNDDDEDDNTKVVNRSQDSDDYNIEVDDGLFRVAGFIDSDDERLEVDLDIVKAAFKNSHLERPFVNLYTIPSLTHDRRDITILLTESYNSWLKGYKAINAIEQEQQQQPKQQPIAEKASPVPKQSFAERMKDKTNVTTPPKQEEKELYVQLIDINSSPG